CTGTGGCAATAGCCGCGATTTCCGTCCATGGGCGGATCACGCCCGGGCGTTGCCGCATCGCCAGCCAGATCAGCCACCCCAGATAGAGACAGCACACGCCTGCATCGAGCCAGGTGGGCATGTGGGAGGACGCTTCCGCGGACAAGGGCTGGCCGAAGGGGAGGATGATCGCCGCGGGCCAGTACTGCCGGATGCGATCTCGCAGCAACAGCATGGCTTCAGCCGACGCATTTTCTGGCAGGCGCACTATCGGGGTTCGGTAGCGGGCGAGGGCGTCTGGTTGGGGCATCCACGCGTCGGCGGCTTCCGCTCCTGACAGGTGGATGTCGGCGATCTGTCGATCGATGACAGCAGGAAGCGAAGTTGATTCGGTTGAGGCCAAGGCGGCCGAGTGAACGGTCAGCATGGCACCGGCAGGCAGCGTCACCCTCAGCCGCAACATATAGGCGACCACGCCAGGGGGCCGGCAAGTGCGCCCGTCAGTGGACCGCCACGCCAGGTCGCGCAGGTCGATGGCGAGTTGCGTCTTGTCCCTCGACACCGTTGCTGCGTGATGGGCTGAGCACGGCTCTGCCGATTCCAGCGGCTGGTAGATCAGATCTACCACCCCGCCGTGATCGCTTTGCATGGCGAGGCGCAGCAAGGGCCAATGGGCCAAATCGACCGGACCCGCCAGCGGCAGGCCCATTTCGAACGGCGTACCGTCGCGGCTGACGATCGTCAGCTCGTCGGTTGTTGCAGTGAGGTCCGCCGATCCGAACACACGGCCGGCCACCAGGTCGGAAGGCTGGTGCAGCGTCCATTGCCAGAGTGGCGCGCCGCTGCGGAGCAGGGACACCTTGCTGCTCGCCTCATGGAGCAACTGGCCACGCGTGATCCAGCCGGACAGTGCCGCCAGGCACCAGAGCATGACAGCGACCGCCGCGAGGAAACCTGCGGCGGGCAGCAGGCGGGGCGTAGTGCGCGGCGCGCTCAACGTTCGAGCAAGGCGTCCACGCGTGCGGCGCAGATGATGTCGTTCATCGACAGGCCGCCGACGTCGTGCGTCGACCACAGGATCTGGCAATGGCCATAGCCGGCTTCCAGGTCGGGGTGGTGGTCCTCTTGATTGGCCATGAAGCCAACCGCATTGATGAAGCCGAGCGTGCGGTGGAAGTCGGGAAACTTGAAGTCCTTGACGATGGCTTTGCCGTCGTCGGTGACCTTCCAGCCCGGCAACACGCCGAGCAGCTCCTTGAGCTTGGCGGCGTCGAGCGCGTGTTCCTTGCCCTTGCGCGGCGTGCAGTGCTGGCTGGCGAGTTGGCTGAGGTTCATGGCGAAACGTCCGTAGCAAGTGAAAGGTGCGAAGCGTCGAAGCTTGGCGAGGAAAAGTCAAAGCCAGGCAGTCGAGGCAAAATAGGACTAAAATGGTGCTGTATTGCCGGCCATGCCGGAGTTTCAGCGAGAGTAGACATGATCGATATTTCAGAACGCGCGCAGAAGCACTTCCTACGTCTGCTCTCCCAGCAGGGCGTTGAGGGGCTGAGCATCCGGCTGCGCGTGACCTTCCCCGGCACGGCTGCCGCAAATTGCGAGCTGGAGTTTGCCGAGCCGGACGAGCTGAGCGGGCAGGAGTGGACCGTTGTTTGCGACGGTTTTGACTTCAATGTCGATGGCGACAGCGCGCCGTGGCTGGAAGGGGCCAGCATTGATTTCGAGCCGAATGCCACCGGCGGCCAGCTCAATATCCGCGCGCCGCGCATCAAAGGTGAGATTCCTGGCGAGGGGGGCTGGCCTGATCGAGCGTGTGCGTTACGTGCTGGAGGCCGAGGTGAATCCGAAGATCGCCTCGCACGGCGGTCGCGTGAGCCTGCTCGAAGTGGATGCCGATGGCGTGGTCATCCTGCAGTTCGGTGGCGGTTGTCACGGCTGCGGCATGGTCGACGTCACGCTCAAGCATGGCGTGGAAAAGACCCTGCGTGAGCGGGTGCCGGAAATCACGGCAGTGCGCGATGCCACTGACCACAGCGGCGGCAGCAACCCGTATTACAGCAAGAAGGAAGGGCAGTCCGCGCTGGGTTGATCCCTCATCGTTTGGACGTCCAAAAGAAAAGGCCCGCATGTCGCGGGCCTTTTTGTTTCTTTCGGTGACGCCTACTTGTCGCCCTGGATGTGACCTTGCAAGGTGTTGAGCTTGGTCGGCAGGCTGGAGAAGTACGCAGCGACGTCCTGGATATCCTGGTCAGACAGCTGTGCGACGAAACCCTTCATGATGGCGTTGTCGCGTTGACCGCTCTTGTACTCATTGAGCGCTTGCTGGATGTACATATTGTACTGGCCAGCCAGACGCGGGTACTGCGGATCGATCCCGTTGCCATCGGTGCCGTGGCAGGCGAAACAGGTGGCGGCCTTCTGTTTGCCGTTCTCGATGCTGCCCGATGCCAGTAGCTGGGTGGAAGCGAACGCCAGGACGGCGCCGAATGAAAGCAGGGTCAGTGCACGTTTCATGCGGGTCGGGTCCTTGGCTTACTTGGCGAGGCTGGAGAGATAGGCGGCGATGTCTTGAATGTCCTGGTCGGACAGACTCTGCGCCTGGGCCATCATCGTTGGATGCTTGCGCTCACCTGCCTTGTACTCGTGCAGCGCGCTGACGATGTACTGCTCGTTCTGGCCGACGATGCGCGGCACGGGGTAATTCGGATAAGCGTTGGCGTAACCCGGTACTCCATGGCAGCCATTGCACGTGTAGATCAATTTGCGTCCGGCAGCTTTGTCCCCCTCGGCATGCACGCTGGCAGTGGCGAAGAGAGCTGCGGCCACGGTCAGGCCAAGCATTTGCACTCGAGTCATCAGGATCGTCCCCACGATTCCGGCTGGTACATGGTGAATGTCACGGCAGTATAGTCGGAGCATTCACGAACGGACAACATGCCGCAACTCACTGATTTCCATCAGTGCAAAGTGTTTGCGAGGTTGAGCGGGCGTGTACGGGGAGCGCTAACGCGCGATAACGAACGCAGGGGAAGGGCATGGAAAAAACGCTTGGGAAAGCCGGAAATCGACGTCTTCTGAAGGCAGCGCTGTGCGCGGTACTCATCTTTGGCGGTGCGTGGCACGCCGGTTCCGCAGAGGCGTCGCCCCCTGCGGCAGATTACCGCATCGTCGGCTATGTGACGGACGCCAGCCCGTTGCCTCACGTGAGCGCTGACAAGCTTGACGTGATCAATTACGCGTTTGCCAAGCTCGATCCCACGGGCGCGGTGCTGTTTCCCAGCCCGGTAGCCAGTCAGACGCTTGTGACCCTCACTGGGCTGCGCAAGCTCAATGCGGGCCTGAAGATCATCGTGTCCATTGGTGGCTGGGGTGCAGACCATTTCTCCGATGTCGCGCTCACGAAGGGCACGCGCCAACGCATGGCTGATAGCGTAGCGGCGTTTGTCGAAAAGTATGACGTGGATGGCGTAGATCTCGACTGGGAATATCCGACCTTGCCGGGTCCCGGCATCAGCCACCGTCCCGAGGACAAGCGTAACTTCAGCCTTTTGCTCGAGACATTGCGTACGCGACTCGACAAGGTGGGCGCCACCCATGGTGGTCGCCATTATTTGTTGACCATCGCCGCTGCGGATAGCGAGTTTGTCGCGGGTATCGAGCTGGAGCGCGTCTCGCATTCGCTCGACTGGTTCAACCTGATGACTTATGACTTCCACAATGGTTTGACGCCAACCACGGGGCATCACGCCGGGCTGCATCTGTCTGATGTCGCACCCGCCGATGACCGCGCTGGCGACAAGGCAGTAGCGCAGTTCCTTGCGGCGGGCGTGTCGGCGAAGAAGCTCAATCTGGGCGTAGCGTTCTACGGGCGCGAGTTCACTGGAGTGGATTCTGCGCATGATGGCTTGCAGCAGAAGTACGCCAAGTTCGTGGATGCACCGGCCTGGCACGACCTAGTGAGCAATTTCATCGACAAGAACGGCTTCGTGCGGCACTGGGATGCGAAAGCCCAGGCTCCCTACCTGTGGAATGGGCAGACGCGCACGTTCATCAGCTACGAAGATCCCGAGTCGCTGCGCGCCAAGGCGGCCTTCATCAAGGCAAAGGGCCTGGGGGGCGCGATGTACTGGGAGCAGAGTTTGGACCGCAACGAAGAGTTGCTGGACGTGCTGGATCAGTCGTTGCGGTCGCGCTGATTTGTGCCGTCATTCCTGCGAAGGCAGGAATGACGGCCTGAAAGTTCGGTACGGTGCGGTTGATGGTAGGAGCCAGAAGCGAACACGCCTCAGAACAAACTCTTGAAGATATGAATTCCGGCGGTGTACTCGCCGATGATCGTGCCCAAGCACACGAGAAAGAAGTTGAGCAGCGTGCGGGCGACGCGATTGCGCCACCAACCGCGCCAGTCGCCGATGTCGTCGCGTAGTGCTTCGAAGTCGGCGACTCGCGGGCGACGTACCCAGGCTTCCACCATGGCACTGATGCCGCCCGACGGAATGCCTGGGCGGAACGGCTTGATGGGGCCGGCAATGAATGCAGCGATGATGCTCAATGGATGCGCGCCGGCGATGATGGCGCCGATGGCTGAGAAACCGCCCGTGTAGAGAACCCAGTCGCGCAGCGCCGCGGTACCCAGCGCCGCGTTGCGATGGAAGGCGAAGCCGATGGCGACGAACACTGCCAGTACCAAGCCAATCGCGACCCACTTGGGCCAGCGTGCTTTCGGCGGTGCGGCGGCCAACGTGGCGGCTTCCGCCGTAGGATCACCTTGCTGCGTGCGCAACTGCTCACACAGGCCTTTGAGGTGTCCTGCGCCGATCACTACCAGCACACGGCGACCTTCACCGAAGCCCGCCTGGCTGGCCTGCTCGCGTAAGCGAGCCGCCATGTAGGCGTCACGTTCGGCAATCAGCGCGCGATAGAGCGGGGCTGAGTTGGTGGCGAACTCGCTGAAAGCGCTTTCCAGCATGTCGCCTTGCTTGAGCTTCTCGATCTCGGACTCTTCGATGTCCTGGCGTTCGAACACGCTGGCGATCAAGCCGCCCATGAGGCCGAAGCGCTGCCAGAACCCCACGCTGTGCCACGCGCGGCGCAATGTGGTGCCCACCTCGCGATCCACCAGCCAAAGGGGAAGCCCGCGCTGGTCGGCGCCGTCCATGCCGGCTTTCATCTCTGCTCCGGGCTCGATGCCGTACTGCTCGGCAAGCCGCTTCTGGAACGAAGACAGCACCAGACTGGCGGCTACCATGCCTGCCTTGCCCTGGCGGATCACCTGGAACAGATCCATCTGCTTGAACGCTTCCGGATCGCGCATGCCCTGCGCGCGGCTGTCGCACAGTTCCACCGCGATCGCGTCGAAGCTCTCATGCGCGAGCAGTGCTTCCACCGCTTCGACACTGGTGCGTGATACGTGGGCGGTGCCAAGCACCACGTACTCCACGCCGTCTCGCGTTACACGCTCAATAGGCTGGTCGTGCAACACCGGCGGCAGGGAATCGGCGATATCGGTCTGGCTCATGCGTGGTGTCGGTGTGGTTTAGGCTAAAGACGGCATGGGGATGGTGCTGGCGCGATCCAAGCCGCGCCGGTGCGGTTGTTCAGTCGCGGAAGCGCTTGAGCAGATCGCTGTAGGCGTCGATGCGACGATCGCGTAGGAACGGCCAGATGCGGCGCACATGCTCGCTGCGCGCCATGTCCACGTCCACGATCAGCAGTTCGCGCTGGTCCGTGCTGGCCTGAGCCAGGAATTCGCCCTGCGGCCCGGCCACGAAGCTGGTGCCCCAGAACTGGATGCCGTTGGTGACGCCGGCTTTGTCGGCTTCGAAGCCCGTGCGGTTGCATGACAGCAGCGGCAGGCCGTTGGCCACGGCGTGGCCGCGCTGCACGGTGACCCATGCCTCGCGCTGGCGATCCTTTTCACCCTGATCGTCCTGCGGATCCCAGCCGATGGCGGTGGGATAGAGCAGCAGGTCCGCGCCGGCCAGCGCCATCAGGCGGGCGGCTTCCGGATACCACTGGTCCCAGCACACCAGCACGCCGAGGCGACCCACCGAGGTGTCGATAGGGTCGAAACCCAGGTCGCCCGGTGTGAAGTAGAACTTCTCATAGAACGCCGGATCGTCCGGGATGTGCATCTTCCGGTACTTGCCGGCGATAGCGGCCGAGCGGTCGAACACCACGGCGGTGTTGTGATACAGCCCGGTGGCGCGTTTCTCGAACAGCGATGCGACCACAACCAGCTTCAGCTCCTCGGCCAGCTTGCCGATGTGCGCCGTACTGTGCCCCGGGATGGTCTCGGCCAGATCGAACTCGTCGACCGACTCGCGCTGACAGAAGTATGGGCCGTTGTGTAGTTCTTGCAGCAGCACCAGCTCCACGCCCTTGGATGCGGCTTCCCGCAGGCCAGCCTCAATGGCGTCGAGATTGGCATCGCGGCTACCGCGGTCGGTTTCCTGTAACAGGGCGACTTTGAGGGGCTTGCGGGTCATCGGCGGGTCTCGATAGGGCTGCCGGGGGGAGCAGGCTGCACAGTTTAACGGATACGACGAAGCCGGCCCCATGCGGGACCGGCTGGCGGTTCATGGTTGGAGCGGGCTGGACCGGTTTTCACCGGCCCAGCGCCTCAGACGATGCCGGCGGGTAACTGCATGGTGATGCAGTGCAGACTACCGTTCTGCCAGATCAGCGGACGGCACGGCACCTGTACCACTTCGCGACCCGGATGGGCCTCGCCGATGATGCGGGCGGCCTCGTCGTCGGCTACGTCGCCGTAGGCGGGCACCAGCACGGCGTCGTTGACGATCAGGTAGTTCGCATAGGAGGCAGCCAGGCGGCGCCCCTCGTCGATGATTGGCTTGGCCCAGGGCAACGGGTAGAGCGTGTAGGGCTTGCCATCCGGCGTGCGCAGCGCAGCGAGTTCCTCGCCCATGTGCTTGAGCTCGTCATGGTGCAGATCGCTGACGTCGTCGCAGGCCTGATACACGATGTGGTCACCCGGGGCGAAGCGCGCCAGCGTGTCGATGTGGGCGTCGGTGTCGTCGCCTTCGAGGTAGCCGTAGTCGAGCCACAGCACGCGCTTGGCATGCAGGCTGTCGCTCAAGATCTCGGTCATGTGCTCGCGCGACTGCTCGGGATGGCGCTGGCTCAGGCAACGCCAGGTGGTCAGCACGGTACCCGCGCCGTCGCTCTCAATGCCGCCGCCTTCAAGAGCCCAGTCGATGCGCTTGTGCGATGCATTGCCGAACACGCCTTCCTGCACGAGTCCGGCGATCAGCGCGTCGTCCTGGTCGGCGCCGAACTTGCCACCCCAGCCAGTGAAGCGGAAGTCGGTGAGCTGGAAGCTGCCATCCTCGGCCTTCAGCGTGACCGGGCCGGAGTCGCGCAGCCAGGTATCGTCGTACGGTTGCTCGACAAAGCGGACCTTGGAGAGATCGACGCCTTCACCCGTAAGCAACGCTTGCACACGTAGGCGCAGCGTGTTGTCACCCACCACGATGATCAGCGACTGGAAGCGCGTAACGGCGGCGGCGAGTGCCACATAGGTGGTCTCTACGTCGGCCAGACGGTCGGCCCAGTCGGTGTTCGCATGCGGCCAGGCGATCAGCACGGCCGATTGCGGCTCCCATTCCGCCGGAAGGCGAAGGCTATGGTCAGTCATCGTGAACGGTTCTCTTGCGGGGCGGCAGCCCGAGGGCCTCTGCGTAGGTCAGGGCGTTTCGGGCAGGGACGATGGAGGGCGCAGAGTGTAAACGATGCTGCGTGACAGCACGGAAAAGACAACGCGGCCCGTGTTTCCACGAGCCGCGCTCAAACGATTGATCTGCCGGTCAGTTGGCGGAAGCGGGATTAGTGTTGTTGCCGGCCGGTGTGTTGAGCACGGCATGGATCACGTGACTCTTCTCGAAATACACGATGAAATTCGAGTAGTCCCAACGATTGATCACCGGGTGCTTGGCACTGTCTCCGCCACGTGGCGTGAGCTTGTGCTGCGGGGCGCCGTACTTCTTTTCGACCTCCGCCATGCTCATGCCGCGAGAGGGCAGGTCCATCGACTGTTCCTGCTGCACGCGGTTGACGAGCAGACTCTCCGCATGTGCGGCAGATGGCACGCCGAAACCGGCGGTGGCCAGCAGGACAATGGACAGGCTAATGCTGGACTTGCTGAATCCGAACTTGTTCACGGTTCCCCTCTCCGCACAAGGCGTTGCGGCGTCGTTGTAGCAGAACTGTCCGGGCTTATCCACGCGAATCTGTGGCGATTGCGACGCCGTGGGCATTCATGGTGGGGATTGGGGTGTCCGGACCGTTATCATGGGCGGCTTCGGGCGACAGAACGCCCGGTCCGGATTAAGTGCCCCTCATGATTTCGTTCCGCCATTTCGCTCTCCGCCGCGGCAGCCGGCTGCTGCTTTCCGACATCGACCTGGTGATCCAGACCGGCTGGCGGCTTGGTGTGGTGGGGCGCAACGGTTGTGGCAAGTCCAGCCTGTTCGCCGCGTTGCAGGGGCAGGTAGAAGCCGATGCCGGCGACCTGGACATGCCGGCCAAGATCCGCTTGGCCTCGGTGGCACAGGAAACCCCCTCGCTGCCTGACCCGGCCATCGAGTACGTCATGGGGGGCGACGAGGAGCTCGCCAAAGCGCTGCGCGACGAAGTCGACGCAGAGGCGCGCGGCGATACCGAAGCGATGGCGCGCGCCCATCACCGCATTGAAGAGCTGAATGGCTACGACGCACGTGCACGCGCGGGGCGTCTGCTGCATGGTCTGGGCTTTGCGCCGGAAACACACGAGACGCCTGTGAAGGAGTTCTCTGGCGGCTGGCGCGTGCGCCTCAACCTGGCGCGTGCGCTGATGGCACCATCCGAATTGCTGCTGCTCGACGAGCCGACCAACCATCTCGATCTCGATGCTGTGCTCTGGCTGGAAGAATGGTTGCGCCGCTACCAAGGCACCTTGCTGGTGATCTCGCATGACCGCGAGTTCCTCGATGGCGTGATCACCCACACGCTGCACCTCAACGATGGCAGCGGCAAGCTGTATACCGGCAATTACAGCGCGTTCGAACGCCTGCGCGCCGAGCAGCTGCGCCAGCAGCAGATCGCGCACGAGCGCGAACAGGCCGAGCGTGCGCATTTGCAATCGTTTGTGGATCGCTTCAAGGCGAAGGCAAGCAAGGCCAAGCAGGCGCAGTCACGCGTGAAGCGACTGGAAAAACTGGCCGGTACCGAGGCGGTGCGCGCGGAGCGTCCGTTCCATTTCCAGTTTGCCGTGCCCGCACGCCTGCCCGATTCGATGGTGCAGATCGAAGACGTCGATGCCGGCTACCCCGGCGACGATGGCGTTGCGCCGACGAGAATCTTGCGCGACGTGCGTTTTCGTCTGGAAGCGGGAGAACGCATCGGCTTGCTCGGCCCCAACGGCGCCGGCAAATCCACCCTGGTGAAGACCCTGGTCGGCGAACTGACGCCGCTCGCGGGCGAGCGCAAGGGTCACAAGGATCTGAAGATCGGCTATTTCGCCCAGCACACAGTGGAAAGCCTGCACGAAGGTTCCTCGCCGTTCGACCATCTGCAGGAAAAGGCGCCCGGCGTGGCCGCCCAGGCCTTGCGCGACTTCCTGGGCTCGTGGAATTTCGCCGGTGACCGCGCATTTGAATCGGTTGATGGTTTCTCCGGCGGTGAGCGCGCGCGTCTCGCGCTGGCATTGATTGCCTGGGACAAGCCGAATCTCCTGCTGCTCGACGAACCGACCAACCATCTCGACCTGGACATGCGCGAAGCGCTGGCCGATGCGCTCGCCGAATTCGACGGCGCTCTGGTGCTGGTTTCGCATGATCGCCACCTGCTTGGCCTGGTCTGCGACAGTTTCTGGCGCGTGGCCGACGGCGTGGTGGAGTCGTTTGATGGTGATCTCGACGATTACGCGCGCTGGCTACGTAGCCGTGGTGCGGCTGCAAAGAAGAACAAGGGTAAGGACAAGGATGCCGGGAAGCCGGTGCCGCGCGCCGAGTTGCCTGAAGAGCGTCGGCGTGACGTCGCCGCGCAGCGCGAAAATGAGAAGGTCGCGCGCCAGCGTGTGAAGAAGCTCGAGACCCGTATTGCCACGCTAGAAGGCGAGCTGACTACACTCGAGGCCAAGCTGGCTGATCCGACGACGTACAACGGCCCCACTGCCGACATGATGCGGTTGAGTCAGAAGCAGACCGAGCTTCGCCGCGAGAAGGAAACCCTCGAAGCCGAATGGCTCGAGCTCTACGAACAGTTGGAGGCATGAGCGACCGCATGGACGACCCGGCTCGCCAAGTGATCGATATCTGGCTGCCGGACCTCGCCCGCTTTGCGCCCGATCATCCGCTGCGAGCGCTGTTGCGCAAGGCTGACCCACTGGACGTTGGCGCGCGAGGCTACATGGATGGTCTTGCATCTCGCTTTGGTCTGGGCGGCTCGCTGCCAGCGGGATCGTTGACGCGAGAGTTGATCGTGGGCGACGCGGGAACCGATTCTTGGCTGTGCGCCGATCCTGCCTGGGTACAACCGGATCTCAACGGGGCACGTCTACTGGCCTGCGGCCAGATGCAATTGTCCGAAGACGACGCCAAGGCGCTTGCAGGGTCGCTGATGCCGTTGTTTGAGGAAGTCGGCATGACGCTCCGGGTGTCGTCACCCGATCACTGGCATGTGCAGTTGGCCGTCGATGCGCAGATTCCCGATTTCGCCGCGCCGGAGCAGGCACTGGGCGAGGATCTGTACTACCACCTGCCACAAGGCGAGAAGGGGCGCTCTTGGCGCATTCTGCTCAATGAAGTCCAGGTGATTCTGCATCAGCACCCCCTCAACGAAGAGCGACGCCGTCTAGGCCTGCCACCGGTCAATCATCTGTGGCTGTGGGGCGGCGGTGTTCTGCCGGCTTCCGTGCATACCGCCCTGGCGCATGTCGTTGGCGATGACCTATTACTGGCCGCACTGGCGAAACAGGCGCGCGTTTCATGTGCGCCGCGGACGAAGGAAGCCGTGTCCACTGCTATGCCAGGGACGCTCATCGACCTGCAGGATTTACCGGTAGACGACATCGCAGCACAATGGACCGACGATCTTCTCGCCCTGGCCCAAAAACATGCGCTGCAGCTCAGCTTTGCTAGCGGCGAGCGCTGGGTCCATCGTCCATGGCACCGGCTTCGCTTCTGGCGAAGGAGCGGTCCGTGAAAAAGATAAGTCTTCGGCGGCGCGAGGCATTGGGCGCGCCTTCGGGTTGGGGTTCGGACGTCCATCCAGTCCTTCAGCAGGTTTTCGCAGCGCGTGGCGTGCT
This genomic window from Dyella terrae contains:
- a CDS encoding TraB/GumN family protein; translated protein: MSQTDIADSLPPVLHDQPIERVTRDGVEYVVLGTAHVSRTSVEAVEALLAHESFDAIAVELCDSRAQGMRDPEAFKQMDLFQVIRQGKAGMVAASLVLSSFQKRLAEQYGIEPGAEMKAGMDGADQRGLPLWLVDREVGTTLRRAWHSVGFWQRFGLMGGLIASVFERQDIEESEIEKLKQGDMLESAFSEFATNSAPLYRALIAERDAYMAARLREQASQAGFGEGRRVLVVIGAGHLKGLCEQLRTQQGDPTAEAATLAAAPPKARWPKWVAIGLVLAVFVAIGFAFHRNAALGTAALRDWVLYTGGFSAIGAIIAGAHPLSIIAAFIAGPIKPFRPGIPSGGISAMVEAWVRRPRVADFEALRDDIGDWRGWWRNRVARTLLNFFLVCLGTIIGEYTAGIHIFKSLF
- a CDS encoding CPBP family glutamic-type intramembrane protease; amino-acid sequence: MSLLRSGAPLWQWTLHQPSDLVAGRVFGSADLTATTDELTIVSRDGTPFEMGLPLAGPVDLAHWPLLRLAMQSDHGGVVDLIYQPLESAEPCSAHHAATVSRDKTQLAIDLRDLAWRSTDGRTCRPPGVVAYMLRLRVTLPAGAMLTVHSAALASTESTSLPAVIDRQIADIHLSGAEAADAWMPQPDALARYRTPIVRLPENASAEAMLLLRDRIRQYWPAAIILPFGQPLSAEASSHMPTWLDAGVCCLYLGWLIWLAMRQRPGVIRPWTEIAAIATGPFWLIAGLHWGPEPSLPSIAAFLGALIYGGQSEWRRRPVEWSWWGRRWSDWLYPLVPLPVAAALTWADGHHLIHLDGRHILAYIGWALVQQWAVLALVMGRLERTGLPRTTVILVTASLFGLLHTPNGSLMQLCALAELWWAWSFMRSPRLIPIALAHAASALLVESGLTGHLLRSLEVSARFFL
- a CDS encoding ABC-F family ATP-binding cassette domain-containing protein, coding for MISFRHFALRRGSRLLLSDIDLVIQTGWRLGVVGRNGCGKSSLFAALQGQVEADAGDLDMPAKIRLASVAQETPSLPDPAIEYVMGGDEELAKALRDEVDAEARGDTEAMARAHHRIEELNGYDARARAGRLLHGLGFAPETHETPVKEFSGGWRVRLNLARALMAPSELLLLDEPTNHLDLDAVLWLEEWLRRYQGTLLVISHDREFLDGVITHTLHLNDGSGKLYTGNYSAFERLRAEQLRQQQIAHEREQAERAHLQSFVDRFKAKASKAKQAQSRVKRLEKLAGTEAVRAERPFHFQFAVPARLPDSMVQIEDVDAGYPGDDGVAPTRILRDVRFRLEAGERIGLLGPNGAGKSTLVKTLVGELTPLAGERKGHKDLKIGYFAQHTVESLHEGSSPFDHLQEKAPGVAAQALRDFLGSWNFAGDRAFESVDGFSGGERARLALALIAWDKPNLLLLDEPTNHLDLDMREALADALAEFDGALVLVSHDRHLLGLVCDSFWRVADGVVESFDGDLDDYARWLRSRGAAAKKNKGKDKDAGKPVPRAELPEERRRDVAAQRENEKVARQRVKKLETRIATLEGELTTLEAKLADPTTYNGPTADMMRLSQKQTELRREKETLEAEWLELYEQLEA
- a CDS encoding c-type cytochrome, whose amino-acid sequence is MTRVQMLGLTVAAALFATASVHAEGDKAAGRKLIYTCNGCHGVPGYANAYPNYPVPRIVGQNEQYIVSALHEYKAGERKHPTMMAQAQSLSDQDIQDIAAYLSSLAK
- a CDS encoding agmatine deiminase family protein, with translation MTDHSLRLPAEWEPQSAVLIAWPHANTDWADRLADVETTYVALAAAVTRFQSLIIVVGDNTLRLRVQALLTGEGVDLSKVRFVEQPYDDTWLRDSGPVTLKAEDGSFQLTDFRFTGWGGKFGADQDDALIAGLVQEGVFGNASHKRIDWALEGGGIESDGAGTVLTTWRCLSQRHPEQSREHMTEILSDSLHAKRVLWLDYGYLEGDDTDAHIDTLARFAPGDHIVYQACDDVSDLHHDELKHMGEELAALRTPDGKPYTLYPLPWAKPIIDEGRRLAASYANYLIVNDAVLVPAYGDVADDEAARIIGEAHPGREVVQVPCRPLIWQNGSLHCITMQLPAGIV
- a CDS encoding c-type cytochrome; amino-acid sequence: MKRALTLLSFGAVLAFASTQLLASGSIENGKQKAATCFACHGTDGNGIDPQYPRLAGQYNMYIQQALNEYKSGQRDNAIMKGFVAQLSDQDIQDVAAYFSSLPTKLNTLQGHIQGDK
- a CDS encoding glycoside hydrolase family 18 protein — protein: MEKTLGKAGNRRLLKAALCAVLIFGGAWHAGSAEASPPAADYRIVGYVTDASPLPHVSADKLDVINYAFAKLDPTGAVLFPSPVASQTLVTLTGLRKLNAGLKIIVSIGGWGADHFSDVALTKGTRQRMADSVAAFVEKYDVDGVDLDWEYPTLPGPGISHRPEDKRNFSLLLETLRTRLDKVGATHGGRHYLLTIAAADSEFVAGIELERVSHSLDWFNLMTYDFHNGLTPTTGHHAGLHLSDVAPADDRAGDKAVAQFLAAGVSAKKLNLGVAFYGREFTGVDSAHDGLQQKYAKFVDAPAWHDLVSNFIDKNGFVRHWDAKAQAPYLWNGQTRTFISYEDPESLRAKAAFIKAKGLGGAMYWEQSLDRNEELLDVLDQSLRSR
- a CDS encoding 4a-hydroxytetrahydrobiopterin dehydratase, with product MNLSQLASQHCTPRKGKEHALDAAKLKELLGVLPGWKVTDDGKAIVKDFKFPDFHRTLGFINAVGFMANQEDHHPDLEAGYGHCQILWSTHDVGGLSMNDIICAARVDALLER
- a CDS encoding phosphoglycerate mutase, with the translated sequence MSDRMDDPARQVIDIWLPDLARFAPDHPLRALLRKADPLDVGARGYMDGLASRFGLGGSLPAGSLTRELIVGDAGTDSWLCADPAWVQPDLNGARLLACGQMQLSEDDAKALAGSLMPLFEEVGMTLRVSSPDHWHVQLAVDAQIPDFAAPEQALGEDLYYHLPQGEKGRSWRILLNEVQVILHQHPLNEERRRLGLPPVNHLWLWGGGVLPASVHTALAHVVGDDLLLAALAKQARVSCAPRTKEAVSTAMPGTLIDLQDLPVDDIAAQWTDDLLALAQKHALQLSFASGERWVHRPWHRLRFWRRSGP
- a CDS encoding carbon-nitrogen hydrolase encodes the protein MTRKPLKVALLQETDRGSRDANLDAIEAGLREAASKGVELVLLQELHNGPYFCQRESVDEFDLAETIPGHSTAHIGKLAEELKLVVVASLFEKRATGLYHNTAVVFDRSAAIAGKYRKMHIPDDPAFYEKFYFTPGDLGFDPIDTSVGRLGVLVCWDQWYPEAARLMALAGADLLLYPTAIGWDPQDDQGEKDRQREAWVTVQRGHAVANGLPLLSCNRTGFEADKAGVTNGIQFWGTSFVAGPQGEFLAQASTDQRELLIVDVDMARSEHVRRIWPFLRDRRIDAYSDLLKRFRD